A single Pan troglodytes isolate AG18354 chromosome 19, NHGRI_mPanTro3-v2.0_pri, whole genome shotgun sequence DNA region contains:
- the TMEM94 gene encoding transmembrane protein 94 isoform X12, translating into MDLKEKHLGEPPSALGLSTRKALSVLKEQLEAVLEGHLRERKKCLTWKEVWRSSFLHHSNRCSCFHWPGASLMLLAVLLLLGCCGGQPAGSRGVGLVNASALFLLLLLNLVLIGRQDRLKRREVERRLRGIIDQIQDALRDGREIQWPNAMYPDLHMPFAPSWSLHWAYRDGHLVNLPVSLLVEGDIIALRPGQESFASLRGIKDDEHIVLEPGDLFPPFSPPPSPRGEVERGPQSPQQHRLFRVLETPVIDNVRWCLDMALSRPVTALDNERFTVQSVMLHYAVPVVLAGFLITNALRFIFSAPGVTSWQYTLLQLQVNGVLPILPLLFPVLWVLATACGEARVLAQMSKASPSSLLAKFSEDTLSSYTEAVSSQEMLRCIWGHFLRVLGGTSPTLSHSSSLLHSLGSVTVLCCVDKQGILSWPNPSPETVLFFSGKVEPPHSSHEDLTDGLSTRSFCHPEPHERDALLAGSLNNTLHLSNEQERGDWPGEAPKPPEPYSHHKAHGRSKHPSGSNVSFSRDTEGGEEEPSKTQPGMESDPYEAEDFVCDYHLEMLSLSQDQQNPSCIQFDDSNWQLHLTSLKPLGLNVLLNLCDASVTERLCRFSDHLCNIALQESHSAVLPVHVPWGLCELARLIGFTPGAKELFKQENHLALYRLPSAETMKETSLGRLSCVTKRRPPLSHMISLFIKDTTTSTEQMLSHGTADVVLEACTDFWDGADIYPLSGSDRKKVLDFYQRACLSGYCSAFAYKPMNCALSSQLNGKCIELVQVPGQSSIFTMCELPSTIPIKQNARRSSWSSDEGIGEVLEKEDCMQALSGQIFMGMVSSQYQARLDIVRLIDGLVNACIRFVYFSLEDELKSKVFAEKMGLETGWNCHISLTPNGDMPGSEIPPSSPSHAGSLHDDLNQVSRDDAEGLLLMEEEGHSDLISFQPTDSDIPSFLEDSNRAKLPRGIHQVRPHLQNIDNVPLLVPLFTDCTPETMCEMIKIMQEYGEVTCCLGSSANLRNSCLFLQSDISIALDPLYPSRCSWETFGYATSTSMAQASDGLSPLQLSGQLNSLPCSLTFRQEETISIIRLIEQARHATYGIRKCFLFLLQCQLTLVVIQFLSCLVQLPPLLSTTDILWLSCFCYPLLSISLLGKPPHSSIMSMATGKNLQSIPKKTQHYFLLCFLLKFSLTISSCLICFGFTLQSFCDSSRDRNLTNCSSVMLPSNDDRAPAWFEDFANGLLSAQKLTAALIVLHTGERAPWEGVDDGGRGAPLWKSDPHIAPLSPVFISITHVHRTKPLWRKSPLTNLWWAVTVPVVLLGQVVQTAVDLQLWTHRDSHVHFGLEDVPLLTWLLGCLSLVLVVVTNEIVKLHEIRVRVRYQKRQKLQFETKLGMNSPF; encoded by the exons GGCGAGCCTCCCTCAGCCCTGGGCCTGTCCACGCGGAAGGCCCTCAGCGTCCTGAAGGAGCAGCTGGAGGCAGTGCTGGAAGGACATCTCAGGGAGCGGAAGAAGTGTCTGACGTGGAAG GAGGTGTGGAGAAGCAGCTTCCTCCACCACAGTAACCGCTGCTCCTGCTTCCACTGGCCGGGGGCCTCACTCATGCTACTGGccgtgctgctgctgctgggctgCTGCGGGGGACAGCCAGCCGGGAG CCGTGGGGTGGGGCTGGTGAATGCCTCAGCCTTGTTCCTGTTACTGCTTCTCAACCTTGTGCTCATCGGGCGGCAAGACCGGCTGAAGCGTCGGGAGGTAGAGCGGAGGCTGCGAGGGATCATTGATCAAATCCAAG ATGCCCTCAGGGATGGCAGGGAGATCCAGTGGCCCAATGCCATGTATCCAGACCTCCACATGCCTTTTGCACCATCCTGGTCCTTGCACTGGGCCTACAGAGACGGACACCTGGTCAACCTGCCAGTCAGCCTGCTGGTTGAAGGAGACATCATAGCTTTGAGGCCTGGCCAGGAATCGTTTGCTTCTCTGAGGGGGATCAAG GATGACGAGCACATCGTCCTGGAGCCGGGAGACCTCTTCCCCCCcttctcccctccaccctcaccccgGGGAGAAGTGGAGAGAGGGCCACAGAGCCCCCAGCAGCACCGGCTTTTCCGTGTCCTTGAGACCCCTGTGATTGACAACGTCAG ATGGTGCCTGGACATGGCCCTGTCCCGACCAGTCACTGCCCTGGACAATGAGCGGTTCACAGTGCAGTCGGTGATGCTACACTATGCTGTGCCCGTGGTCCTG GCCGGCTTCCTCATCACCAATGCCCTGCGCTTCATCTTCAGTGCCCCGGGGGTCACTTCCTGGCAGTACACCCTCCTCCAGCTCCAG GTGAATGGCGTCCTGCCCATCCTCCCCCTGCTCTTTCCAGTCCTCTGGGTTCTGGCAACTGCCTGTGGAGAGGCCCGTGTCCTGGCCCAGATGAGcaaggcctcacccagctccctg CTGGCTAAGTTCTCAGAGGATACTCTCAGCAGCTATACGGAGGCTGTCTCCTCTCAG GAAATGCTGCGCTGCATTTGGGGCCACTTCCTGAGGGTGCTCGGGGGGACATCGCCAACGCTGAGCCACAGTTCCAGCCTGCTGCACAGCCTGGGCTCTGTCACG GTCCTGTGCTGTGTGGACAAACAGGGGATCCTGTCATGGCCAAATCCCAGCCCAGAGACTGTACTGTTCTTCAGCGGGAAGGTGGAGCCCCCTCACAGCAGCCACGAGGACCTCACCGATGGCCTATCCACCCGCTCCTTCTGCCATCCCGAG CCCCATGAACGAGACGCCCTCCTGGCTGGCTCCCTGAACAACACCCTGCACCTTTCCAATGAGCAGGAGCGTGGCGACTGGCCTGGCGAGGCTCCCAAGCCCCCCGAGCCCTATTCACACCACAAAGCGCATGGCCGCAGCAAACACCCATCTGGCTCCAACGTGAGCTTCAGCAGGGACACCGAGGGTGGTGAAGAAGAGCCCAGCAAG ACCCAGCCTGGGATGGAGAGCGACCCCTACGAAGCAGAGGACTTTGTGTGTGACTACCACCTGGAGATGCTGAGCCTGTCCCAGGACCAGCAGAACCCCTCCTGCATCCAGTTTGATGACTCCAACTGGCAGCTGCACCTCACCTCCCTCAAACCCCTGGGCCTCAATGTGCTGCTGAACCTGTGTGATGCCAGCGTCACCGAGCGCCTGTGCCGATTCTCCGACCACCTGTGCAACATCGCCCTGCAAGAGAGCCACAGCGCCGTGCTGCCCGTCCATGTGCCCTGGGGCCTCTGCGAGCTTGCCCGCCTCATTG GCTTCACTCCTGGGGCCAAGGAGCTTTTCAAGCAGGAGAACCATCTGGCGCTGTACCGCCTCCCCAGTGCCGAGACAATGAAGGAGACATCGCTGGGGCGGCTCTCCTGTGTCACCAAGCGGCGGCCTCCCCTCAGCCACATGATCAGCCTCTTCATTAAAGACACCACCACCA GCACAGAGCAGATGCTGTCCCATGGCACCGCTGATGTGGTCTTAGAGGCCTGCACAGACTTCTGGGACGGAGCTGACATCTACCCTCTCTCGGGATCTGACAG AAAGAAAGTGCTCGACTTCTACCAGCGAGCCTGCCTGTCTGGGTATTGCTCTGCCTTCGCCTACAAGCCCATGAACTGCGCCCTGTCCTCTCAGCTCAACGGCAAGTGCATCGAGCTGGTACAGGTGCCCGGCCAAAGCAGCATCTTCACCATGTGCGAGCTGCCCAGCACCATCCCCATCAAGCAGAACGCCCGCCGCAGCAGCTGGAGCTCTGACG AAGGGATCGGGGAGGTGCTGGAGAAGGAAGACTGCATGCAGGCCCTGAGCGGCCAGATCTTCATGGGCATGGTGTCCTCCCAGTACCAGGCCCGGCTGGACATCGTGCGCCTCATTGATGGGCTTGTCAACGCCTGCATCCGCTTTGTCTACTTCTCTTTGGAGGATGAGCTCAAAAGCAAG GTGTTTGCAGAAAAAATGGGCCTGGAGACAGGCTGGAACTGCCACATCTCCCTCACACCCAATGGTGACATGCCTGGCTCCGAGATCcccccctccagccccagccacgCAGGCTCCCTGCATGATGACCTGAATCAGG TGTCCCGAGATGATGCAGAAGGGCTCCTCCTCATGGAGGAGGAGGGCCACTCGGACCTCATCAGCTTCCAGCCTACGGACAGCGACATCCCCAGCTTCCTGGAGGACTCCAACCGG GCCAAGCTGCCCCGGGGTATCCACCAAGTGCGGCCCCACCTGCAGAACATTGACAACGTGCCCCTGCTAGTGCCCCTTTTCACCGACTGCACCCCAGAGA CCATGTGTGAGATGATAAAGATCATGCAAGAGTACGGGGAGGTGACCTGCTGCCTGGGCAGCTCTGCCAACCTGCGGAACAGCTGCCTCTTCCTCCAGAGCGACATCAG CATTGCCCTGGATCCCCTGTACCCATCCCGTTGCTCCTGGGAGACCTTTGGCTACGCCACCAGCACCAGCATGGCCCAGGCCTCGGATGGCCTTTCTCCCCTGCAGCTGTCAGGGCAGCTCAACAGCCTGCCCTGTTCCCTGACCTTTCGCCAGGAGGAGACCATCAGCATCATCCGGCTTATCGAACAG GCTCGGCATGCCACCTATGGCATCCGTAAGTGCTTCCTCTTCCTGCTGCAGTGCCAGCTGACTCTTGTGGTCATCCAG TTCCTTTCTTGCCTGGTCCAGCTGCCGCCACTCCTGAGTACCACCGACATCCTGTGGCTGTCCTGCTTTTGCTACCCTCTGCTCAG CATCTCTCTGCTGGGGAAGCCCCCCCATAGCTCCATCATGTCTATGGCAACGGGGAAAAACCTCCAGTCCATTCCCAAGAAG ACCCAGCACTACTTCCTGCTCTGCTTCCTGCTCAAGTTCAGCCTCACCATCAGCTCCTGCCTCATCTGCTTTGGCTTCACACTGCAGAGCTTCTGTGACAGCTCCCGGGACCGCAACCTCACCAACTGCTCCTCCGTCATGCTGCCCAG CAACGACGACAGGGCTCCAGCCTGGTTTGAGGACTTTGCCAATGGACTGCTGTCGGCTCAGAAGCTCACGGCCGCCCTGATTGTCCTGCACACTGGTGAGAGGGCTCCCTGGGAGGGCGTGGATGATGGTGGGAGAGGAGCCCCACTGTGGAAGTCTGACCCCCACATCGCCCCACTTTCCCCAGTCTTCATTTCCATCACCCATGTGCATCGCACCAAGCCCCTGTGGAGAAAGAGCCCCTTGACCAACCTCTGGTGGGCCGTGACAGTGCCTGTGGT GCTGCTGGGTCAGGTGGTCCAGACGGCTGTGGACCTGCAGCTGTGGACACACAGGGACAGCCACGTCCACTTTGGCCTGGAGGACGTGCCCCTGCTGACATGGCTCCTGGGCTGCCTGTCCCTGGTCCTTGTGGTGGTGACCAATGAGATCGTGAAGCTACATGAGATTCG GGTCCGAGTCCGCTACCAGAAGCGACAGAAGCTGCAGTTTGAAACTAAGCTGGGCATGAACTCTCCCTTCTGA
- the TMEM94 gene encoding transmembrane protein 94 isoform X16, with amino-acid sequence MDLKEKHLGEPPSALGLSTRKALSVLKEQLEAVLEGHLRERKKCLTWKEVWRSSFLHHSNRCSCFHWPGASLMLLAVLLLLGCCGGQPAGSRGVGLVNASALFLLLLLNLVLIGRQDRLKRREVERRLRGIIDQIQDALRDGREIQWPNAMYPDLHMPFAPSWSLHWAYRDGHLVNLPVSLLVEGDIIALRPGQESFASLRGIKDDEHIVLEPGDLFPPFSPPPSPRGEVERGPQSPQQHRLFRVLETPVIDNVRWCLDMALSRPVTALDNERFTVQSVMLHYAVPVVLAGFLITNALRFIFSAPGVTSWQYTLLQLQVNGVLPILPLLFPVLWVLATACGEARVLAQMSKASPSSLLAKFSEDTLSSYTEAVSSQEMLRCIWGHFLRVLGGTSPTLSHSSSLLHSLGSVTVLCCVDKQGILSWPNPSPETVLFFSGKVEPPHSSHEDLTDGLSTRSFCHPEPHERDALLAGSLNNTLHLSNEQERGDWPGEAPKPPEPYSHHKAHGRSKHPSGSNTQPGMESDPYEAEDFVCDYHLEMLSLSQDQQNPSCIQFDDSNWQLHLTSLKPLGLNVLLNLCDASVTERLCRFSDHLCNIALQESHSAVLPVHVPWGLCELARLIGFTPGAKELFKQENHLALYRLPSAETMKETSLGRLSCVTKRRPPLSHMISLFIKDTTTSEPWLRWPAPGTEQMLSHGTADVVLEACTDFWDGADIYPLSGSDRKKVLDFYQRACLSGYCSAFAYKPMNCALSSQLNGKCIELVQVPGQSSIFTMCELPSTIPIKQNARRSSWSSDEGIGEVLEKEDCMQALSGQIFMGMVSSQYQARLDIVRLIDGLVNACIRFVYFSLEDELKSKVFAEKMGLETGWNCHISLTPNGDMPGSEIPPSSPSHAGSLHDDLNQVSRDDAEGLLLMEEEGHSDLISFQPTDSDIPSFLEDSNRAKLPRGIHQVRPHLQNIDNVPLLVPLFTDCTPETMCEMIKIMQEYGEVTCCLGSSANLRNSCLFLQSDISIALDPLYPSRCSWETFGYATSTSMAQASDGLSPLQLSGQLNSLPCSLTFRQEETISIIRLIEQARHATYGIRKCFLFLLQCQLTLVVIQFLSCLVQLPPLLSTTDILWLSCFCYPLLSISLLGKPPHSSIMSMATGKNLQSIPKKTQHYFLLCFLLKFSLTISSCLICFGFTLQSFCDSSRDRNLTNCSSVMLPSNDDRAPAWFEDFANGLLSAQKLTAALIVLHTGERAPWEGVDDGGRGAPLWKSDPHIAPLSPVFISITHVHRTKPLWRKSPLTNLWWAVTVPVVLLGQVVQTAVDLQLWTHRDSHVHFGLEDVPLLTWLLGCLSLVLVVVTNEIVKLHEIRVRVRYQKRQKLQFETKLGMNSPF; translated from the exons GGCGAGCCTCCCTCAGCCCTGGGCCTGTCCACGCGGAAGGCCCTCAGCGTCCTGAAGGAGCAGCTGGAGGCAGTGCTGGAAGGACATCTCAGGGAGCGGAAGAAGTGTCTGACGTGGAAG GAGGTGTGGAGAAGCAGCTTCCTCCACCACAGTAACCGCTGCTCCTGCTTCCACTGGCCGGGGGCCTCACTCATGCTACTGGccgtgctgctgctgctgggctgCTGCGGGGGACAGCCAGCCGGGAG CCGTGGGGTGGGGCTGGTGAATGCCTCAGCCTTGTTCCTGTTACTGCTTCTCAACCTTGTGCTCATCGGGCGGCAAGACCGGCTGAAGCGTCGGGAGGTAGAGCGGAGGCTGCGAGGGATCATTGATCAAATCCAAG ATGCCCTCAGGGATGGCAGGGAGATCCAGTGGCCCAATGCCATGTATCCAGACCTCCACATGCCTTTTGCACCATCCTGGTCCTTGCACTGGGCCTACAGAGACGGACACCTGGTCAACCTGCCAGTCAGCCTGCTGGTTGAAGGAGACATCATAGCTTTGAGGCCTGGCCAGGAATCGTTTGCTTCTCTGAGGGGGATCAAG GATGACGAGCACATCGTCCTGGAGCCGGGAGACCTCTTCCCCCCcttctcccctccaccctcaccccgGGGAGAAGTGGAGAGAGGGCCACAGAGCCCCCAGCAGCACCGGCTTTTCCGTGTCCTTGAGACCCCTGTGATTGACAACGTCAG ATGGTGCCTGGACATGGCCCTGTCCCGACCAGTCACTGCCCTGGACAATGAGCGGTTCACAGTGCAGTCGGTGATGCTACACTATGCTGTGCCCGTGGTCCTG GCCGGCTTCCTCATCACCAATGCCCTGCGCTTCATCTTCAGTGCCCCGGGGGTCACTTCCTGGCAGTACACCCTCCTCCAGCTCCAG GTGAATGGCGTCCTGCCCATCCTCCCCCTGCTCTTTCCAGTCCTCTGGGTTCTGGCAACTGCCTGTGGAGAGGCCCGTGTCCTGGCCCAGATGAGcaaggcctcacccagctccctg CTGGCTAAGTTCTCAGAGGATACTCTCAGCAGCTATACGGAGGCTGTCTCCTCTCAG GAAATGCTGCGCTGCATTTGGGGCCACTTCCTGAGGGTGCTCGGGGGGACATCGCCAACGCTGAGCCACAGTTCCAGCCTGCTGCACAGCCTGGGCTCTGTCACG GTCCTGTGCTGTGTGGACAAACAGGGGATCCTGTCATGGCCAAATCCCAGCCCAGAGACTGTACTGTTCTTCAGCGGGAAGGTGGAGCCCCCTCACAGCAGCCACGAGGACCTCACCGATGGCCTATCCACCCGCTCCTTCTGCCATCCCGAG CCCCATGAACGAGACGCCCTCCTGGCTGGCTCCCTGAACAACACCCTGCACCTTTCCAATGAGCAGGAGCGTGGCGACTGGCCTGGCGAGGCTCCCAAGCCCCCCGAGCCCTATTCACACCACAAAGCGCATGGCCGCAGCAAACACCCATCTGGCTCCAAC ACCCAGCCTGGGATGGAGAGCGACCCCTACGAAGCAGAGGACTTTGTGTGTGACTACCACCTGGAGATGCTGAGCCTGTCCCAGGACCAGCAGAACCCCTCCTGCATCCAGTTTGATGACTCCAACTGGCAGCTGCACCTCACCTCCCTCAAACCCCTGGGCCTCAATGTGCTGCTGAACCTGTGTGATGCCAGCGTCACCGAGCGCCTGTGCCGATTCTCCGACCACCTGTGCAACATCGCCCTGCAAGAGAGCCACAGCGCCGTGCTGCCCGTCCATGTGCCCTGGGGCCTCTGCGAGCTTGCCCGCCTCATTG GCTTCACTCCTGGGGCCAAGGAGCTTTTCAAGCAGGAGAACCATCTGGCGCTGTACCGCCTCCCCAGTGCCGAGACAATGAAGGAGACATCGCTGGGGCGGCTCTCCTGTGTCACCAAGCGGCGGCCTCCCCTCAGCCACATGATCAGCCTCTTCATTAAAGACACCACCACCAGTGAGCCCTGGCTACGTTGGCCAGCACCAG GCACAGAGCAGATGCTGTCCCATGGCACCGCTGATGTGGTCTTAGAGGCCTGCACAGACTTCTGGGACGGAGCTGACATCTACCCTCTCTCGGGATCTGACAG AAAGAAAGTGCTCGACTTCTACCAGCGAGCCTGCCTGTCTGGGTATTGCTCTGCCTTCGCCTACAAGCCCATGAACTGCGCCCTGTCCTCTCAGCTCAACGGCAAGTGCATCGAGCTGGTACAGGTGCCCGGCCAAAGCAGCATCTTCACCATGTGCGAGCTGCCCAGCACCATCCCCATCAAGCAGAACGCCCGCCGCAGCAGCTGGAGCTCTGACG AAGGGATCGGGGAGGTGCTGGAGAAGGAAGACTGCATGCAGGCCCTGAGCGGCCAGATCTTCATGGGCATGGTGTCCTCCCAGTACCAGGCCCGGCTGGACATCGTGCGCCTCATTGATGGGCTTGTCAACGCCTGCATCCGCTTTGTCTACTTCTCTTTGGAGGATGAGCTCAAAAGCAAG GTGTTTGCAGAAAAAATGGGCCTGGAGACAGGCTGGAACTGCCACATCTCCCTCACACCCAATGGTGACATGCCTGGCTCCGAGATCcccccctccagccccagccacgCAGGCTCCCTGCATGATGACCTGAATCAGG TGTCCCGAGATGATGCAGAAGGGCTCCTCCTCATGGAGGAGGAGGGCCACTCGGACCTCATCAGCTTCCAGCCTACGGACAGCGACATCCCCAGCTTCCTGGAGGACTCCAACCGG GCCAAGCTGCCCCGGGGTATCCACCAAGTGCGGCCCCACCTGCAGAACATTGACAACGTGCCCCTGCTAGTGCCCCTTTTCACCGACTGCACCCCAGAGA CCATGTGTGAGATGATAAAGATCATGCAAGAGTACGGGGAGGTGACCTGCTGCCTGGGCAGCTCTGCCAACCTGCGGAACAGCTGCCTCTTCCTCCAGAGCGACATCAG CATTGCCCTGGATCCCCTGTACCCATCCCGTTGCTCCTGGGAGACCTTTGGCTACGCCACCAGCACCAGCATGGCCCAGGCCTCGGATGGCCTTTCTCCCCTGCAGCTGTCAGGGCAGCTCAACAGCCTGCCCTGTTCCCTGACCTTTCGCCAGGAGGAGACCATCAGCATCATCCGGCTTATCGAACAG GCTCGGCATGCCACCTATGGCATCCGTAAGTGCTTCCTCTTCCTGCTGCAGTGCCAGCTGACTCTTGTGGTCATCCAG TTCCTTTCTTGCCTGGTCCAGCTGCCGCCACTCCTGAGTACCACCGACATCCTGTGGCTGTCCTGCTTTTGCTACCCTCTGCTCAG CATCTCTCTGCTGGGGAAGCCCCCCCATAGCTCCATCATGTCTATGGCAACGGGGAAAAACCTCCAGTCCATTCCCAAGAAG ACCCAGCACTACTTCCTGCTCTGCTTCCTGCTCAAGTTCAGCCTCACCATCAGCTCCTGCCTCATCTGCTTTGGCTTCACACTGCAGAGCTTCTGTGACAGCTCCCGGGACCGCAACCTCACCAACTGCTCCTCCGTCATGCTGCCCAG CAACGACGACAGGGCTCCAGCCTGGTTTGAGGACTTTGCCAATGGACTGCTGTCGGCTCAGAAGCTCACGGCCGCCCTGATTGTCCTGCACACTGGTGAGAGGGCTCCCTGGGAGGGCGTGGATGATGGTGGGAGAGGAGCCCCACTGTGGAAGTCTGACCCCCACATCGCCCCACTTTCCCCAGTCTTCATTTCCATCACCCATGTGCATCGCACCAAGCCCCTGTGGAGAAAGAGCCCCTTGACCAACCTCTGGTGGGCCGTGACAGTGCCTGTGGT GCTGCTGGGTCAGGTGGTCCAGACGGCTGTGGACCTGCAGCTGTGGACACACAGGGACAGCCACGTCCACTTTGGCCTGGAGGACGTGCCCCTGCTGACATGGCTCCTGGGCTGCCTGTCCCTGGTCCTTGTGGTGGTGACCAATGAGATCGTGAAGCTACATGAGATTCG GGTCCGAGTCCGCTACCAGAAGCGACAGAAGCTGCAGTTTGAAACTAAGCTGGGCATGAACTCTCCCTTCTGA